The region AACCCCCAACAACCCACAATAATTGTGAGAGTGAATTAACGAATTATTCGCCCTTAATTCACTCTAATGAAGGGCTAGCACTAGAAATATCTGCatacagaaaatttatcaacATCGTTTGAAAAAGCCaacttttgtgttttttttttttcaagttcaagttcaagtttgttAACTTCTTATTTTACTATTACAATGGTAAAGGCTACACTATCCCGCAAATAGCATATTCTAATCTAGGCGTGTAGTGTACAAAGAAGTCTTAAATTACTAAACTAATTAATTAAATGATTAAAAGCAAAAAGATAaataaccaaaacaaaaaagatgaaTTAATTGATATCGACATTTTAAGAGAATAACGGAAAATGAGTCTCAACATACTGAATTACTGGTATGATGACAAAGTTTATCTCTATTCAGCAAGGAGAGGTAATTTTCACTCTCCAATGATGCATCATCACAGTTTTTCTAGAAACAATCCCTGTAATTCATCCCAATACTAGGGAGCTTCACCCTATAAGGCCTGAGGGGCcctccattgacaagtaaaatcatctggaatTTGAgtgaaatctataagtggcctttgggagtcaaagggttagcAAGGAGAATGACGACAAACTACAAGTTAGAATGCCATGAATCAGTAGGTTTTATGGGCATAACCAAAGCCTACATGTATGCATGCCCCACATGTgcattttatgtttttgttaaGTGACATTTCTTAGCCATTCTCTCCTTGATAGTGACATGATATGGCCGAATTTGAGATTATGTGAAGGGTACAAGCACCTGGCCATAAATTCTCAATTTTCTCCAACCATCCACTGCATTCTTACCAGTTTtctgttgatacacactttccatgctgAGCGACTATTATTACAAAGATGGGAACTAGTAATCTTTTATCACTGGATAACATCATTGTAGCCGTCCTCattgtccttgcttaagcttTCAAATGGTCCTGTCCAAGAGgacttgacttcagtgaacaaACAGGAACCAGTGCTGTCCCTTCGCGCACGTTGTACACTATGGGGTGCAGTGAGTGatcagttaaccctttcacccccaaGGAGTCcctcactgacaagtaaaattgtctggagTTATCTAGTACAAGTGtcactctttttttttgtttttgttttttttttgttttttttaatttttaatttacatcACTGATTTACATTACTTACATATAAGCATATAAATACATGATTACATTGCTACTATACAGTAATTACGAAACAATACAGATCTATAATACAGCGTAGCCAAAATAACTTAAGTAGTCCCTGCATACTCACACACAGCCACACCCACACCCACACGCATTACGCACTTCTGATTCCCGTCTAAAACACCAAAAGAGTCTCCGAAGAGTTAACGCTAAAAGCTACTCTCCTTACATCTCGACAAAGGCAATAAAAGACTAAAAATCATATTCCCGGATAAAAGCTCCCCACTTTGCATTAAATTTACTTAAAATCCCGGTTTTAATGGCACAACGTCTTTCATAATCCAGACAATTTAGAAAAGTTCGAAAAAAGAGTTCCCATGAAGGGTTAAGACCTTTTTGTTTAGAGAAATAGATGTGAAATAGATGTGATTAAAAGAGCATGATGAAAAAGCAAGTTTGTAGTATCGTTCACAAGACCAATGCAAGACAAAAAGGAGAATTCTTCGTTAAGAAAACAAGAGCTATTTTCCATCCAGTTACCAATTTCACTCCAAAAGGATTTAACCAAAGGACACTCCCAAAAAAGATGCAAAAGAGTTTCCGAGCTTGCTTTGCAGAAACTGCATTGATCATTTGATTTGACTccaattttaaaaaggaaacagtTCGTTGCCACTTTTCTATGCAAACGTTTAAATTGAAATACACGTAGTTTAGACTCGCTGGTACATAAAAAAGCAAGGGTATATGACTTACCCCAATCAATCGTATcaaagccacaaaggttgcagTCTGCCAGCCATTTCTCCTGACTTTTACAAGGTGTAGAGGCGCTTTGAGTTAGAAATGATTTGTAAGCTAGTTTACAGAAAGCTTCAGAGGATAACAGGCTTTTGGTGTCAATTTTAGCATCTTTCATTTGTGGACATTGTTTTTTACGTTTTATATTCGAGATGGCACCTATGACGCCATGGTACTGTAGAAAGTGAGTTTTTATCGCAAACTTTTCCTTGAAAgtattaaaagttaaaaattgtgAATCCTCTCCCAAAAGGTCACGTACGAGGTAAACACCAGCCGAGGACCAGTTACAATAATGGATTGGCTTGTTGTCAATACGTATAAGAGAGTTGTACCAAATTGGTGTTTCGCCGAAATTGGAaaagtgttttttaaaattcataagTGACCACGTTTCGATAAGCTCTTTAGTAAAGGGTTCTTCTATTCCCAAAGAGTCAACATCATCCGAATTAAGGTTTCCTTGCAAAAGAAGGTTAATATTGTGACCTGTTAGGGAGAACTCTACAAACAGCTTCCATTTCCCTCTGTTATGGGGGTCTAGATATCGCTGAACCCATTTCGCCTTAAGAGCGCGATTGAAACTTGGTAAATCTAGCATTTTGAGGCCACCTTCAGCAAAGTCATTAATTATTTCTGTTCTTTTAACTTTATCTTCTTTGCCATCCCATaggaacttaaaaaaaacatcttttatttctttaaggTTGTGACGCGACCGTGGTAGAGGAGACAAAATGTAAACTAGCTGCGAAGCGAGCAAACTCTTAATAACCGTTATTTTCCCAAGAAGGGTTAATCCTCTAAATTGACAAATATCAACTAGCCTACagatcttttcctttttttcttcataattCAACGTTAGAGATTCGCCTTTAATTGTAGAAAACCAGACCCCTAAAGCTTTAACTTTATTAGCAGGCCACATAATATGTTGAAAATCCGGGATTACTCTTCTTTGCAAACGTGAAGAGCCAATCCAAAGAGCTTCTTTTTTTTCGTAATTGATTCGTAAACCAGAAATAGTTGCAAAAGAATCTAACAGACTAAGGGACTGGCGAACTGAGTTATCTGAGCCATCTAAGATCAAGgttgtatcatctgcgtattgaCTTAGTTTACATTCTGTGCCTAAATCACAAATGCCCTTGACTTGATCATGGTTTCTTATGGCATTTCCCAATATTTCAACACATAGAATGAATAAATAAGAGGATAAAGGACAACCTTGTCTGACACCTCTGGTAAGATTCAAAAAGGCGGAAGCCCAACCGTTATTTTGAATGCAGCTACTTATGTCATTATAGAATAATTTAACCCAGGCAATCAAAGAGTCACCAAAGCTATAATAGCGGAgagttttttcaataaaattccATTCCAAagtatcgaaggctttctcgAAATCTATCGATCTTGGCCAATAAAAAAGGACTAAGACAATCgggtaagccaatcaaaactcagaggttattacacatagccgacacaaagcatgGCTGTCCAATGACTTGGAAGCTTGCCAGGGCAGAATTATTTAATCCATCCTAGCAATCATAAGCTTGGTTAACTGTGTCAGTTTTTCTATTGTAAatacataaaataataatgtaaaCCTAAAATAAATCAGGGCACTTATCAGTAATTTCCACTAAATATTTCTCCCATGACATCTAATTCCCAGTTTGGCTTAATACTTTGAAATGCACTGTTCTGTATATCCAGAAATAAGCGTGTTTCAATGCTGGCCAATTTTGTAGGGAAACGGTAGTCACATCATGTCATGTGGCAGACTGTAGCTGGTGCCTGAAGGCTTCACCTACTTTGACAAAAAGTGGAGTGTCATGGTTGTGAAGTTTTGTTGTGTGGGGAAAAGAATGCGAGATTAAAAGACTTAAGTGTGAAAGAATATCATTATTACTGGTAGATTGTATTCTTATAGAATGAAGAATGCAGTCCTTTGAAAAGGTGAAATTATACAAGAGACAATATTAAAGGGTTTATCGTGATATTGTATGCACTTCTGGacattacatacatgtatacagtgTAGCTGTTCCAGACTGCATTTTATTTTCCCGagagaaaaaaatgtgaaaaatttATAATACACGTACATGTGCAAGTCACAGCTTTCCTCTTCTCATTTTATTCCTGTTTAGGGAAAGCAACAGGGGTAAAAAAAAGCCATATGAAAAGGAGTATTCACTGTGCATCACTCTgatcggccattttgaaaagatgCTTGATACTTTTCCTCATTTGCCTGATGCGGTGGCATCCTCTGGTGCAGAGAAAGAACCAAGCTTATCCCCAAGAACTGGTACGTCATCTACATCTACCACAGGTTTTACCTTTTTGTAATGGAATGCTGTATACATAATTATTGCCAGACTGGCTATTAATTCACATTGTCAAATAAGGGGCATACTGGTATGTTAATAATGAGATaaaatttattgttatttttgtgaGATCTTGCAAATTGAATGCAAAGAACAAGGCTTGTGAATACTAAGAAGCCATTaggagtttcaataaaattttaagttaGAGTTTTGActgtttgaaagaatctgtctttaattacttcaatttaaTTAGGGAAAAAGGTAGGCGACTTCTCTGAGTCAATGCTTTTCGTTGGCTATTGGTACTTGTTGAAACCAGTGAGCCATATTTGCCTTGTGCAATCAATTGATTGGTATGTCGTATACCGCTAGAGGAACAGTTTACATGTGCATTAAgagtattattattttcatttattggATTCTGGTTTAGTTTAGAAGGCCTGAaaaaagattttattttttccatgaTCTTTTGCCTGCATTTATTGTTTAAAGTTTCTAtcaatggcaattttttttttcagatgcaGAATTTTCTGGCTCTGATAGTGAGGGAACTTTTTTGAGACGGAAATCAGCCGCTGATGATCTTGTTGGAGTCTTTGCTGGAAGTGGTAGAATACAGAGAAGAGGCAGTCGGAAGGGAAAGAGGTCTTCAACTAAGGAGGTTAACACAATTTATGTTCTTTTAGGGACtattattttaaaatgattgTATAGGGACTAATAATAAATGACCAATTAATATATCATTGacatcattaattttgatgtCCCAACCAGAGTTAAAGCAAAGGGTACCGTACTTGTGTTTGGCTGATCAGTTCGCTggtttaaaggggcactgtcatgccaaatttgttgtttttaggTCAGAAGTGGGTAAAGATCTTCTGTATTTATGGCAAAGAGCTACCGTATTCGTATTTAGTTACTGAAGACATCATctctaaacttgaaaaaaactggccaattttttcaagtttcaatccatttccatcctctcgccatccttggctgcaaacaacaaactacatgtatagcattattttttggtcttcattgatgcaaagatgtcttttagtgttttgcaGTTTGATTAAAAttgcgtgacactgcccctttaaggatggtgcctactaattcacagatatatttttgcgcggtttatgaaCATGCGGGAAAAtcagatcttagcaagtgttactgaaatccaaaaagaaaatttgggataaccacgcatttttcaaagataattaatcaacaatatttgtagaaagctttgaaatacaaagaagtTAATGGTAGTCTCttccaaattgaaacttaattgaatTAGGGTGCAGGGTTGGCACAGTGGTGacaacactcgcctcccaccaacgttACGTGAATTTGATGCCTAGACTCTgcgttatatgtgggttgagtttgttggttctcttctttGCACCGAAAGGTTATTCTCCgagtactccagttttcccctctgctcaaaaaccaacatttgacttaatttgcattgtaatattattgttgatttcagcttacagtgtccccaattagcgcccCAGTGCTACAGCTACTAGACaattaataaagttcctttctatCCTTTTAacatctctgaaaaatgcatggataaacctccaattttctttttggataagaGCACTCACTAGGTTCTGCTTTCTCTGTATAGTTTttaaccacgcaaaaatattcctgtattagtaagcaccaccaaTAGGAATCCccagtatcttgagatgcgcagaacatatgggcaataacagtagtaggccATTGCACCATCCTTAAGGAGGGCCACTAGGGAGAATACTTTTATAGTAATAGgtgttaccctctttaaataaaggttattgttattgttattgttattgttattgttattgttattgttattgttaaaaTGAATAGCATGTAGTCAGGCCAAGCGTGTACatccataaaacaaaaaagagtgGAAACcaatatcttccctattgtcTTAGGTTTCTCTAGCTTGTTACCCTTAAAAGATTGAGATTTTGAAAGCATTGTGAAAAAGTACAGAAAATTGGGGTGGAATTTTGAAAATCGTTTGGGTTCAATATCAACATGCACTATGTCCCCTCTAACTTTTTTGTGCTGTCTGGTCGTTAGATGAGATGCTCCTCCTgatcatttgttttgtttactgTTACCTATTATTTCTGTGTTTGGAGCAGTAACGCCATTTCGGTAACACCCTTTGTTTCTTCTTAAACGTGATGAGTAATATTGTGTCGCCAAATTTGACCATTCTTTATTGTTATAGTAGAATTATTATATCAAGAACTGCAGATACGATTTTATTTATTGTTAACATATTTAGTACAAtaatttttaatgttatttcccttttttttaatAGGCCCCTCGCAAGCTAAATCTGCAGCTTGAAGTTGTGGAAAATTTGTTAGCTCTGCATTTGTCACCGCCCAGTTCTGTTGCTGATCTTCCAAAAGTTCTTGAAGAGCTGCAGGCGAAGAAGGCAAGCCTATCAATCAATATTAATTCTAAACTTAACAGAAGAAAGATTTCAGgatattagtataggtaatcgcatgatgtcaagtgcaatttggaataaataagcacaagtaatttttttcaaggagGACCAAAATTGTATGAGTCTGTAGGGAAAGTGCAATTtgtaatctttgaaaaaatgtacaagtgcttttttattccaaattgcacgagaaaaattgtgtgattacttgttaatgatatacatggaaaaattcgagatggttaagcagtaTCACGCAAttagggaaaaattgcgccatcccgGGCACCACttgatttgaaaagaaaagatttgatTGCTTCTGACCAAACcttattgtttattagccaatcataatccagaatttcgacgtgtaatttgcactggtgcattacactttttgcactgtgttacactgGAACTGCACtactctcagccaatcagaattgagtaattttttcatgaatattattaAACCTTTAACCCCTGAAGTGGCGcctattgacaagtaaaatcctctggcgttagacagattGAAATACATAACTATCACTCTTACAGGAGGGAGAGGGTTAAAGGGGGCATAGTTCTTGAGTGGACCTACAATAGATGTTGTTAATTGATTCACCCCAGAAGCGGCTTCCATTGGCAAGGAAAATCCTCTGGTGTTAAACAGAGTAAGATCTGTGAGTATCACCCTCAAAAGGGTTAAAAAGCAAAtcttcaaacaacaacaaacaaactaatAGTCAGTGCTGTCTTAACCATTATTTCTCTCTGGGAAGTGATTgttatgtaaattctcctcacattttcaatgaaatgtcagtcacaggtattgagaatgaagaacaTTATCAGCGTAAAGGGGCACTCAAGTTTTAACCTCAtcggctgtttttttttttaagttgaccgcttactaggtactggttttccatgggatcgcaggctcaagccaggttaacttattgtaagaataaataacacgggagctccacttttaggcttggctaaatgaTTAGCCGCCGTGGAAGTTTAAGGTAATTGGttgacaaaaaatatatttttctgaaTATTGCAGAATTTTTGTGAGAATGCCTCAACTTCACATGATGTTTTGCCAGCTTCAAATAACGACCCAATGACACCAATAACAGAAGAAGTGGCTCCTGAATTCCCGAGTTTATTGGTCACAAGCAGTGACTCAGAAAATTCTAAAGACGTCATCCCAAGTGAAAGTGCTTTGGCTGCAACAAATGACCAAGTACAAGCATGTGTATTGGCCGAATCGAGAGGTGATGGTTCAAATAGCTTTGTACAAGTAATGAAAGGAGAAACTTCAGACCTTTACAGTTCAAAGCTTCAAAAAGGGTGTGCTAAAGACAACAGTTCTTTTGGCACTGAGAGTGCTGTTATTGACACTTGCAGTCGTAAAAAAAACTTGGCGGAATCGGCTTGTCAGAAGTTAATAAATAGCGCCAATGAGCTTCTTTCTAAAGAAGACAATACATATAGCTTAGATTATTCAAGTCAAGTTGCTGTGCATAACATCTTGTCAAACTCTGCgaaaaaggacgaagacaaaGGTGTCGGTCCCATTGATATTATGGAGAAAGATGGGCGTCCTGTGGAGGAAGGCAGAACCCCTGAACCACCAAATAAGGATACGCCTGCTTTACAAGAGGCAGTGTCAATCTCCACAGAACATGGCAAAGGTGGTGCTGAGGGGGACGTCCGTGACAATGAAATTAATCAGGAAGACAGAATGCTATTTAACGAATGTAATGCAACAGGAGGTGTAAGTCCAAATTCACTTTCTTTGGCAGAAGCTATGTCAAACTCTGCTGAATCAAAAAATCATAAAACCTGTCCTGAAGACGAGACTGGTCACAGCAAAATGAAACCAATAGATGAGCGACTTATTGAAGCGTGCAAAACTTGTTCAGCAACACAAGGCGGGTGTGGATTGGAAGAGTCGAGACGTGAAGACAAAGGTCGAGATAAAGAGGAATTTCGTAACAGTGATATCGTGCAAGATGATGTGCTGTGGAATAACGCAGGTGGTGTAGGTCAAGATTTGGAAGCTTTGGAAGGCGCCACGTCGAACTACGCCAAAAATGACAAAGGTAGTCTTGTGGAAAACGTCCGTGAAATTGATTTTTACCCGAAAGGTGAGAACTGCATTACCAAGCAGTGCAATGCAGTTCCTGAGGTACAAAGTCCTAGCAGTTGTAGGGCTTCTTCTCCTCATAGCAGCAACAAGTTGGTTGACGGCAACAATTTGGATGGCACCTTTGAGAGAAACTCTTTAAACGAGGGCGGAACTATAGTAAAACTGCATTTCGAGAAGTGTCCTGCCTAGTAAACAAGTCGTCGATTACCTGGTTTATTTCAAGCCTTTTTTTTATTGCAGTAGTCAAgttcatcatcagcatcatcatcatcgtcagtGTTATCTTCATTGACATTAGTGCCAATGTTACCCACATAATGGctatttgaaccattgtttacTCATACATGCACCATATCCAGtcatgttattgttgttattgtcatCATCGTCAAATGACGTTGTCGTAATCTCATTTGCTTAGGGGACATCATCATGCAACCAGCAAGTTAGTTAGCATcatcaacatcaacaacaacattgttgttgttgttgtagttattattattattacagcgattttcaattgagtgtcgtaaaaccaaaaccaaagtaattactttggccaatcaaaaaggacggagacaatccagtgaaccaatcaaaactcgaagtaattacacgtagccgacccaaagcgcgggaaaatgtgcacgcgcgagccacgattggttttggtttcaattctgattggttgaaaaagtggcgcgagaactttgaaccaatcacttagcgaagtaatcataaaccaaagcaattcgctaattactttcgacactcaattgaaaaccactctattgttattattgttattattattattgttgtggAAAAATCAAAACCGTGGACTTCTGACCCTAGTAGTGTAATTTCCCCATCACTACTACAGATGTCTTTCATTACGGTTTTCATATAAAATATCCTGCAGTTTCAATGCCGAAACGAGCAAAAGAATTTTTATTCGTAAATATGAAGCCAGTAGGTCTTATAAACATGAAGATAGAGAAATTATATGACCGGCTACCATTTTGAGTAGGGTCTGTTGAAGATATCAATGACGTCATTGAAGTGGTGAACACAATATCCGCTAGAGTTCTGTATGGTCAGCTGTCGGCGAGCTATCGTAATTCTATATCAGACATCGATTGGATTCGTGAAATGAATGCACATGATCGGGTAGGTTAAATTAAACGCTTTGCAATTAGTTGCATTTTTGTACACCAGTGACCGCTTTCGAGCATTTCTCGTTTGCACTTGGTTTGGTGAAAGTGGAATCGCTTTATGTGAAcaattggaaaaaaattatctcAAGGTATTTTTTCACTCTTTAACAATAATATATTTTTCGTGTTAAAACTCGAAAGAATGTTGATCAGCCTTTCA is a window of Montipora foliosa isolate CH-2021 chromosome 5, ASM3666993v2, whole genome shotgun sequence DNA encoding:
- the LOC138004320 gene encoding uncharacterized protein isoform X2, giving the protein MLDTFPHLPDAVASSGAEKEPSLSPRTDAEFSGSDSEGTFLRRKSAADDLVGVFAGSGRIQRRGSRKGKRSSTKEAPRKLNLQLEVVENLLALHLSPPSSVADLPKVLEELQAKKNFCENASTSHDVLPASNNDPMTPITEEVAPEFPSLLVTSSDSENSKDVIPSESALAATNDQVQACVLAESREAMSNSAESKNHKTCPEDETGHSKMKPIDERLIEACKTCSATQGGCGLEESRREDKGRDKEEFRNSDIVQDDVLWNNAGGVGQDLEALEGATSNYAKNDKGSLVENVREIDFYPKGENCITKQCNAVPEVQSPSSCRASSPHSSNKLVDGNNLDGTFERNSLNEGGTIVKLHFEKCPA
- the LOC138004320 gene encoding uncharacterized protein isoform X1; this translates as MLDTFPHLPDAVASSGAEKEPSLSPRTDAEFSGSDSEGTFLRRKSAADDLVGVFAGSGRIQRRGSRKGKRSSTKEAPRKLNLQLEVVENLLALHLSPPSSVADLPKVLEELQAKKNFCENASTSHDVLPASNNDPMTPITEEVAPEFPSLLVTSSDSENSKDVIPSESALAATNDQVQACVLAESRGDGSNSFVQVMKGETSDLYSSKLQKGCAKDNSSFGTESAVIDTCSRKKNLAESACQKLINSANELLSKEDNTYSLDYSSQVAVHNILSNSAKKDEDKGVGPIDIMEKDGRPVEEGRTPEPPNKDTPALQEAVSISTEHGKGGAEGDVRDNEINQEDRMLFNECNATGGVSPNSLSLAEAMSNSAESKNHKTCPEDETGHSKMKPIDERLIEACKTCSATQGGCGLEESRREDKGRDKEEFRNSDIVQDDVLWNNAGGVGQDLEALEGATSNYAKNDKGSLVENVREIDFYPKGENCITKQCNAVPEVQSPSSCRASSPHSSNKLVDGNNLDGTFERNSLNEGGTIVKLHFEKCPA